The DNA region TATGAATGTGGCAGGCTGTGTACGATAATGATATCCACTTGCTATGTTTTGACTTACTTCTGTGAAGAATCTTTGTGCTATCAACATGTTGTTGTTTTCTATTGCTTTAGGACTCATGGGTGGAACTTGATAATTCCAACAGGTTTTGTGAGGTTTAAGGAGATTGAAAGGTACCGCAACCGATAAAAAGGGAAAAAGGTCTGTAGAAACTAAGCAGCTGCTTGATTAGCTAACGGAAGATGCTGTGAAGCTGATGCAGAATGGAGATTACAGTTAAGTCTGTTTGCATAATAACAGTATTGCAAGGTAATTTTTGAATAGAGTACCAAGGACAGGTTTAACTTATCTTTTAGTCTACTACTTGTTTTTCACAGATGGGTATTATGATGAAAAGCAAGAGAGTTGCCAACGGGAAGCAGGTACTTGCCATTGTGTTGTTCCCTCCTTTTCTCTGGACTTTTTGCCCACCATGACCATGACTTGGGAAATGGCAATATATGATCGAAGTATTGCATTTTTGTATTGCTCCAGAGGGATATGAGAAGTTAGCTCTGGCAAGACAGGGTAAATCCATTGAATCAATGCAGCCTAAGCCCGATAATATCCTCGATGAAGATTTCCTTCTCACTGGGTCAACTGCTACTGCAGGAGGACATTCTATGCATAATGCAGACGTGGcttcatcaaattcatataaCACAGCTACCAAGAGCGATGATGCATTTTGACATGTTTGGTGAAGGCGACGAAAATATTCCAGCTAATCCTGCCTCGAATGGAGGTAATTTGATCCCTAAACACATTCAGAATTGACATTATTGACAAATTTAGTCCATTATTCTATGTGAGATGAGATGACAAGTTTTTTTTAGCATGTTTCCTCTTTCCACATACGTGACTCCCACTCAATGTAAACTGTAGAGCATGGCGATTATGTCTTTGATGAGTCCTCTGGGTATGTTTTCTACCTTTTAGCTCATTACACTACTTTTGTCCTTCTGCTCTAGTGTGCGGATATCGTAGTAAGTAAGAAATCAAACTGTCTCATTTTGAAATTCCACTAGATTCAACTGCGAGCAGGTTATTGTAGGGTTCTTCCTTGTTCAATCAAAGAACTTTTCAACGTTGTAGTTCTAAAGGAAGAGCATCGCATCCCATGGAATCTATTTGAACATAATTCTTTCTGGACTTTTACATTCCAATAATGGCATATTTTTTCCTTAGTCCCCTGTATACTGTATCAACATTATTTTCAAGTTAATATCGGCAGAAGTGTTCCCTTTAGGTTGGCATTCCGTGTGGCAGTTCCTGGCAAGATAACTCTTGTTCCAAAACATGATAATATCCATTTTGGAAGTTCATGGTAGTATACTACCTTTTATGGTAGTATACTTGATATGATATCCATCTTTGTTTTAGCAGTGACAGGGACTGCCAAAATAAGTAGGGGTTACCTGCTTGTCTAACTTTTCTTACATTGACTTAATAAGAGCAGATGGGAGATATTAAGAGTTATGGAAGTTTCATTTTATTCTATCTGTCTAGGAATGATTCGATTGCGATTTGAATAGTTCTTTGTGGTTCGTACTGGAATGGATTTACTAATTGCTTTCTAGTGGTTGCGGTATTTCAAATTGATGTTTTTACTCAACGTGAATAGGATAAGAAAGCCTGAGCCTTTGTTTGGATGGTCGTTATCCATGGTTTCATAACGTACAGTatggtattgtattgtactgtattaatgaatacaatggtttaataacatttttattgtttggtttgactgtatgataCTATACAATAACATGCTCTATACGAAATACAATACAAGAAagaatttgaaggaagaaacTTGAATTCAACTTTTTAGCGCAGTTGTTCTCTCTTTGCTATCTTCTTCTCTTGATGTTTGTCAAGAGTTTCTCGCCTGTCTTTGAAGATCTGATGGTTTCTTTGGCCCCCGTGATTCATTTAATTGCAAACCCTTTCGTGCTCTATGTATAGAGTAAAGAATTGAGATCCTTCCAAATTATAGAACTTTACCAGGCAGATATAGGTTACAGCTCATGATGTGGCTCTTTCCAAACTGCCTTACCGCTAGCCTCGTTTGGGCATGGCAGTATTCCAGTACCCGCTCTCTGCCACGTCTGGTGCTCTGACTTCAGCTTTTTGCTCATATTGTCTTCATTTTTGGTTCGAAGAGCATCTACCTCCTTGATCCTGCTTGCTAACTGGCTAGCAAAATAGCTGCTCTATACTTCGCTAAGTGGGTAGTGTATCAGGCTCCACTTGTTTAATTCTTCAAACCATGCTGAAGAATCTAATTTTCTAagccttcaaaaaaaaaaaaaaatcatagaaGCCCTTGAAATGCCTCAAAGACTTAGCAGATCTTGAGCTTGAAGTGTTGAAATTTTCAATCTAAAGCCAACCTATAATCTGCCTTGTAAGGTTTAGCATTGTTAGACTTTTTAATGTCTACCAAAGGTTTCCTCTTActacttttatatatatttggGGTTATGTTGCCAGCCCGTGAGGATTTAGTCTATGCACGCGCAAGCTGGTCCAGACACCACCATGATCAatgtatcaaaataataatagtagtaataatgatCTTCTCTGACATATGAAGAATACTGATGTAGCCAAAGTCTAAATTTTCATTTCACACTTCTGATGCCAGTCTATTAGACTTATTGAAAAGAAAATAATAGTTGGTCCAACCTTTTGAATGTTGTTTTTGCTTAACTGTAGCAAGACTATTCTTATTTTTGTATTTCTTATTTCTCAGCGTTGTAGCTTTTCTAGAATTTAATGTTTTTCTTGTAATTTTCTAGGAAAAGGTTAAAACCTTATTTGTTGCTGTGGCTTAGTTATACTCTGGGTCGTCTTTGGCTGGTAGTAGGATTCATAGGATTTTTGTTATGTAGCTAGTTTTGGAGTTTTATTCTGGAATAGGAGTAGGTCCACAGACTCCACCACAATGCATATATTTCACTAAATATGCCTGGTCTGTTTATTGTGGAATGACACAACCTGTCAAGTTTGAGAAAGTGGGTTGAGTGGATAGGTTTAGTAATTTTCTAAACGGATGGTTGACGGGGCTAGTCTTTGTCTTATTCAGCATTGGAAAATAAGACAGCTAATGTACCTGGGTCATTGCAAGAACTTTGGTATATTAAGGAAAGGCTTTTATCTGAGTATCGAATCATCTTCCTCAAAATGGAGGTTTTAGGTGCCCATAGAGATTTGGTCTAGTGGTAAGATCGTGATGTGTGTATTAGGTGTAGGTCACAGGTTCGAACCCGACTGCAGACAAAAGCTTGTTATAATTAGAGAGGTAGAAGTCCGTTAGCCACTGAGTTTTGAACCGTGTGCCACTTGGTCGTCAGGATTTCTCGTTTATCAATAGGAAAGGAAGGGAGGATTTTGGTGAATGCTTTGTTGGTTTGGCATCTGCTTTTGGTAGCCAACGTCTTTATGCCTAATGTGTCCTATTTTGGTGTATGTAAGAGCATATGTGCCAGAAGGCAAAGGGGAAACAGGAGTGGAACGAGCAAGTGAAAGAGGTTATAATCTTGAGCATGACAGGTTTGCATAATTAGATTAAAAGTCCGACATGTAAAGGCAGACTGAATTATTCTGTTTTAAGGGCCATGTCTCTACAGGTCTTAGCTAACATTTAGGTAGCGGGCCCTGTGTCCTTTCTGCTTTAGTATGCATACCCAACCAGCACTCCAGGTGGCCTTTATTTGGCTCAATTATCACGTGTTATTGATGTCGGAAAACTACCAAGATTGAGAATAACTCGTCAATTCCCAAGGATCTCATCTGAATTGTATGTGGTAGTATGTTAAGTCATTTTGATGCATAGAGGGAAGTACTTTTTCATCACTTACTTTGTACTTTTTCATCACATACTTTGTCTGAAAGATAAGTAGAAGATGAAACTCTTTATGATGGCTAATTGGTTATCAAGTTGTACACACAATTGATCTTGCTAAGTTTTTTATAAATGTGCAATTTTGGTCTAGGTTCTTGTGCTACCAAAATAAGTAGGGGTTACCTGCTTGTCTAATTTTTCTCACATTGACTTAATAAGAGCAGATGGGAGATATTAAGAGTTATGGAAGTTTCATTTTATTCTATCTGTCTAGGAACTTCAATTCCATTGTTTAAGGAATTGCTAAGTCTCCACAGTTGGAATCTGCCCTTATGCTCTCGTGCATTTTTTGGTATTGCTCTCTCTCTAACTTTTTACTCTTTTTTGGTTTCTTGTCAACTAGTTATTACTACCGCAGCAGTTTGGGCTATTATTATGTTCCATCATCTGGACTTTATTGCCATACATCATCAGGACAATGGTAATGGCATTCAACTGTTTAAGCCGACAGAAAATCAGGATATAGATCTTCCTATTTTTGATTGGTCATTCACAATTTGTGAAGACCCGAAGTACATTGTGATCTGCTGCTGTACCTGTCGAAACTAGCATCTTTTTAACTGTTTTGGCTTGGATATATCAAACGTAGTTACTCGTATAATGATGAATCGGGCATAGACCAAGAGTCGCCACAGGCTACACCCGATGCAAGTTGAAAGAACTCGGCATATACCAAGAGGTGCCACAGGCAACACCCTATGCAAATTGAGGTTTGATAGTTCAACCTTTGGATATACAAGTCGAAGTTTGGGACTGTCAAGTGCGAGGCTAAAACTTACAATTTCTTTATAAACTTCTACTATACTTGATTTACAAAATTAACCTTGGGAGTGGATGATCTTAAACTTTTGACGCTTTCCCCGTGGGCTCAAGTTCAATAAATATTGCCCCATGGACAATACTTTGGGTAAAGGACATAAATGGCCATCCCGGTGAAATTATTGACACTCGGTGGCCCAAGAATCTTAAAGGACATTTTGTAGCCTTTTCAAAATAATTACATTTTCTAGTCATTTTTTAACTAATTCCAGTATATGTATAGAagctgtatcattgttgtatatgtATCACCATTGTGTATGTGTAGATACTGTAttattgttgtatagaatatttATACCTAcaatatatgtatagaaaatgtatcattgttgtataatttgtgtataataaacGTATACTCACTAATTATACACATACTATATAATtgttatacacatattatacatgttttcaaCAGCAACATGGTCCATTTCAACAACAATTTTGTTCAGATAAGAAGAAAACCAACTTGCCAAATAAATTCAAATGAGCGTAAAGCGAACTTCAATTAATCACAGGGGAAAGAATCAAGCAATACAGAGAAATAAAGAGGAGAAAAAATAAGTGAAAAGAATCAAgcaaaaagagaaataaataggggaaaaataagtgtaagaatcGGAGAGCGATCGAAAATTCACAGAGGCACAATAGTTAACAGTGAAAATGAAGGCGAGAACTTGGATGTTGAAAAAAGATTCAAGTACAAATAAGTTGGCAATTCAGCACCTTCGTTGCTGGCTTACCCATCAAACAAGTTAtcgaatgattcttattgcttcCAATCGGTAAAGCTAACTCTAGAAGTTTATCCACCATATCTAATGTTGAAAGGTGTTTGCTCTTGCTCTAGTTTTGATTTGCTTCATTTTGATCGTACGAAGCCTGGATGGATTGAAATTGCGCTGGCGAGCCTTATCGGGGATGAGCTTTCTTCGCCAGTtatatttctctcttttttttctctccacTCTGGCGATAAGAATATTGGCCAACGCTTGTCTTTAGTTTGAGCTCAAGGGATATTTTAGGACATTATcttaaaatagatttttttttttttcttgcccaCACCATGTCTTTTACCCTTTGGCTTTTGAACTTGAAGTTTTGCGGGGCAAGCGAGGTCCAAAATTCAAGACCACCATTTTCAAAGGTCATTCGTGTAATTTCGTGACTTAAATAGGGGCCCTAAAACGGACCAACCCAATGGGTTTTGAACTCACAAGGCCCAAATCTCTCATAACGGGTCGAATATAGACCAACCCAAACACCCTAATTACCTATTGATTTATGCCCCCAACTTCAATTATACATCAAAAGTTAGCATCACTCTCCCATCAACGGCGAAATTGTTCTCTCAATCTCTCTCTTTCCGGTAGATCTCTCCGGCGAAATCGAGTTGTAAGTTCCGATCCTTTCATATTAATAGAAACCCTAAATCCCATTTTCAATTGATTTGCAATGCTTCGATTGCGATTTGAATAGTTCATTGTGGTTCGTACTGGAATGGATATACTAATTGCTTTCTAGTGGCTACGAAATTTCAAATTGATGTTTTTACTCAACGTGAATAGGATAAGAAAGCCtatggtttaataacatttttattgtttggtttgactgaaTGAATAACATGTAAGTTTACTAAGATACCCTTAATTACAAATatgtatattttaaaaataagtaggtggtgggtgggggtggtCATTGGGTGGGTGGTGGAGGGATTGGTGGTTGtggggtgggggtagtgggtggtggtgtgttagggtgggggtgagtggttgtgggtggtggtgaggggggtagtgggtgggggtggggggtggtgaggggggtagtgggtgggggtggggggtggtgAGGGCTAGTTCACTATATTGTGGGGTTTGGTAAAATTCATTAAAAAGGGGAATTACAGTTCTCAACTCTGTCTCCGTGCTGTCCAAAAATCCAATTTGCATCGAGCTATCTGACATATGAACCCGAcaacaaattaaaagaaaaaattgtaAACATCTATGCTTTATAATAGAAATGTGATCTATTTTAACTTTAAATCACTTTTTTGTTCCCCTTGAGCAGAATAGTCTAGAAAATGCAAAAAGGAGCCATTGATGTCTTTCGTATAATAGAAACCCTAATCCCATTTAAAATGATTTGCAATGTTTCGTGTGTACTCTCACTGCATAACATATCCTTGATTTCGATTTGTATAATTCTTTGTTGTTTGTACTGGAATGGACATACTAATTGCTTTCTAATGGCTCCAAAATTTCAAATAGGATAAGAAAGCTGTAAagatgatattttttttttcactatgTTATGGGTTTTCAGCTCCTTTTTGATAAGGTAGGGTATATTTCATTAAAAAgagtacaaaaaagaaaaagaaaaatgtgtCAAGCTATCGGACATTTGAACCCTACACCAAAAGATAATTTGTAATCTTTACGGCGTTCTTATCCTATTCATTTTGTTGAATGAGATTGTTATTCCTTGATGTCTCTCATGAGATAGAAACTCTAATCCCATTTTTAAATGATTTGCATTGCTTTGTGTATACTCTCACTACATAACAAACTCTCCACTGCGATTTGAATAGTTCTTTGTGGTTTGTACTGGAATGGGCATACTATTTGTTTTTTAATGGCTCTGAAATTCTGGTTATTCTAATCTGCCTTTCCGTTCCGTATTAGTAATGAATTCGCGAATAGCTGTCTTTACACGAAATGAATAAGAGAAGAAAGCCGTAAAGATTATAAATTTTTCACGATATTGTTTGTTTTCAGCTCCTTTTGGATAAGGTAAGGTAAATTTTATTAAAGAAGTACCAAGAAAGTACTGTAAAGATTACAAAAAAGGGGATTACAGTTCTCAACTCCATCTCCTTTGCTGTCAAAAAATTCAAATTGCGTCAAGCTATCTGACATACGAACCCTATGATAaaagtataaaaaaaattgtaaacaCTAGGCTTTATGGTAGATATGTGAtctattttaatttttaacttcAAAGCACCTCTTGTTCCCGTCAATCCAAATAGTTTAGAAAATGCATAAAGGATAAGTCTTCCGAAGTGTCTTCAATCGTTTGGATATCCTCTGTCCCTGCCGGTGCATAATTTGATAAATAAGTGGGTATATTAATAACAAAGCATCCAGAAGATGCATGATATACAAAAGTGGGAAGCGTCAGCTCTAGAAAGGGCAAAAATAAAACCTATCATAATACAATAGAGCCCCTGCTCTTTACATCTCCTCGCGTAACCCAACAGACTCCAATCAGATTGAGAAATGACTTAACTAGAAAGACTTGATTGCAATGAAGAAATAGGTGTCTGCTGTTTTCCTGGTAACATTCAGAGATGAAACATTTACTGCATAAGGACACACCTTTTCGTTGAAGATTGTCCTGAATACACACCTTCCTGGTTGCCACCCTACCAAGACAAGACACCTTGGGGGGTACGTTTGATTTCCAATTAATCTTTTAAGTCCAATCCATATCCCAATCATGAGATTGCTTTTGAAGTAGATCATAGCAACTCTTTACAGTAAAGCCTCCTCTTGCTAGCCAGCCACTTCAATGAATCAATATTAATATCATTTGGAGATAGACTGTAGAACCTCTTTAAGGGACTACACCCATCACTCTCCCAATCATCAAGGTTTCTTCTAAGTTGTAATGCCATCCAGTATTCGGGCAACAATCAGCTATCAGGCACTTTCTATTTATAGCCAAACTATACAAAGTAGGGAACTCATTTTTTGGTATCCCATATCCAACTAATGATTCGGCCAGCATCACATGCTTTTGCTGTTCCCTCCAATAATGAAAATATGCTTCCAAATGGGTGCTTATAGTAGTCACCAGTGTCATTTTAGGAGTCCACTGGTCTTCCTTTCCATATATGGTATTGATACCTTCTTTCATCTTTGAGTCTCCAAAACCATTTGATTAGTAAGCTTTTCTTTTGAAGCGAGTTGTTCTGGTTGTGTGCATGTTATTGGCAATATTTGGCATGTCTTGGAGCATGGCAAAATCCATTTTTGAGCTATTGCAATGCTGGAACAAGGAGGGTTGTAAAAGAAATCACAAAAGACTTGGAATGCCATTCCTCAAGCCATTTGAAGGACTATATGGCttgaaagatatagcagaatttatgAAGATAATAGAAGAAACATGCATAGCCTTAAACAAAGACGTATATTTTTTCTAGTTTTTTAGTGCAACCTGGTTGTGAACATGAGGTACTCCTAGAAAGTACTGTATGTTACACAAGCTTTTAGCCCATTGACCTGGAATCCTGTACTTATAAAGGACCATAACCACTTAGCTCTTTTCATAATGTGAATACAAGATTACAGTAAGAAAAAGTTAAGTAGGTCCCAGCCTTTCGGAAAATTTTCCACAAAGTGGCATCGTTGTAATTGTGTTCTCGCCCCGCCAACCAAAAATTTGCTTTGTCCCACCCCACACCCTTACCTtatatcagttttttttttctctagttGTCCCTTGATTTGTGCTGGTTTGGTCCTTTGACTTGCACATACTCTGGTGCTTTCTCAGTTTATAATTATTGCCTGTAGTTTGTATTGAGGACAGGGAAACTGTAGCAGGACTAATACTAGATTGTTGCTTTACGCAGCTCTTGGTGTTTCTATAGTTTCTTTGTATTTCATGAAATTGGAGCATAAATGGCGAGCTATTCAGGGAAAGGATCTCCTCTAAATGGTTCTGTGTATGTCTGTAACTTGCCCCCTGGTACAGATGAAGATATGCTAGCTGAATATTTTGGCACGATAGGGGTGCTAAAGGTATGGTTGGGAACAGGTACTTCAAATTATGTTTCAGAACGTTTGTTATATGCTCTCTCCCCCTGCCCCCTACTCTGCTTTGAGCAAGCTTTCGTTTTTTGTTTTTGTCTTCTAAGGAATTGTTTTGCTTCATGTTGTAGAAAGACAAACGAAGTGGTAGGCCTAAGATATGGTTGTACCGTGATAAAGTTACAGATGAGCCCAAAGGCGATGCTACAGTCACTTATGA from Lycium barbarum isolate Lr01 chromosome 10, ASM1917538v2, whole genome shotgun sequence includes:
- the LOC132613714 gene encoding uncharacterized protein LOC132613714: MEITMGIMMKSKRVANGKQEDILCIMQTWLHQIHITQLPRAMMHFDMFGEGDENIPANPASNGVITTAAVWAIIMFHHLDFIAIHHQDNGNGIQLFKPTENQDIDLPIFDWSFTICEDPKYIVICCCTCRN